In Montipora capricornis isolate CH-2021 chromosome 4, ASM3666992v2, whole genome shotgun sequence, a single genomic region encodes these proteins:
- the LOC138046061 gene encoding uncharacterized protein: protein MDKLTEANLEQSTVSKQLFVSGHLPKLSISVFNGDPLQYPVWKSTFNALVDSRPLEPDIKLNLLNQHIAGKPKQVVEHYLLIGTEDAYQKARSVLQKRYRNCNVVLAARETIPELSILDYPKENVKLLGKLPYYLDVKWRNVIKQWRHANGEASYPSFLKFAEFVREAAERANIPEFEGMITPTTPKPVRNQKPKYEKNIASSLSTSGKNGVNQDLNPKEPNKQKRSGPTDSSKCLFCGQRHKLDDCQDFCKKPFSERRDLFFRERLCMGCAISKSHQVKDCKERSKCKTCSGMHPTCLHKEQSQVDVVVSSCVSVCMLPDQGGGFDHTLIILVWVRPVGQPEKEILQYAVLDDHSNVSFVSQTLCERFHLEGPSTELLLTTMQEQNARLKTSKISGLEVLNYRRECVVKMPLAFSRELFQPIGHRSQSLKLLENGNI, encoded by the exons ATGGACAAACTAACCGAAGCAAATTTGGAACAAAGTACTGTGAGCAAACAACTGTTTGTCTCGGGACACTTGCCTAAGCTTTCAATCTCTGTATTCAATGGTGACCCTCTACAATATCCTGTATGGAAAAGTACCTTTAATGCCTTAGTGGATTCCAGGCCACTTGAACCTGATATCAAGTTAAACCTTTTGAATCAGCATATAGCAGGGAAACCAAAGCAAGTTGTAGAACATTATCTTCTGATTGGAACAGAAGATGCATACCAGAAGGCCAGATCTGTGTTGCAAAAGAGGTATAGAAATTGCAATGTT GTTTTAGCAGCGAGGGAAACTATTCCAGAACTTTCCATCTTAGACTATCCAAAGGAAAACGTGAAACTGTTAGGCAAACTACCCTACTATCTGGATGTCAAGTGGAGAAATGTAATTAAACAATGGAGGCACGCTAATGGTGAGGCCAGTTATCCTTCCTTTCTCAAGTTCGCTGAATTTGTCAGAGAGGCAGCAGAAAGAGCAAATATTCCGGAATTTGAAGGCATGATCACACCAACCACTCCAAAACCTGTAAGGAATCAGAAACCGAAGTATGAGAAGAACATAGCTAGTTCCCTGTCTACCTCTGGCAAGAATGGTGTCAACCAAGACCTAAACCCTAAGGAGCCAAACAAGCAAAAGCGTTCTGGTCCGACTGACTCAAGCAAATGTCTGTTCTGCGGTCAAAGACATAAGTTAGACGACTGTCAAGATTTCTGCAAGAAGCCATTCAGCGAAAGGAGAGACCTTTTCTTTCGTGAACGTCTGTGTATGGGCTGTGCAATCAGTAAGAGTCATCAAGTGAAAGATTGCAAAGAAAGGTCTAAGTGTAAAACGTGTTCAGGGATGCACCCCACCTGCCTTCATAAGGAACAATCACAAGTCGACGTAGTCGTTTCCAGTTGTGTGAGTGTATGTATGCTTCCTGACCAAGGTGGTGGATTTGATCATACCTTGATTATACTAGTATGGGTCAGGCCAGTGGGTCAGCCAGAGAAAGAAATCTTGCAGTATGCAGTCCTTGACGACCATTCAAATGTCAGTTTTGTGTCCCAGACTTTGTGCGAACGGTTCCATCTGGAAGGTCCATCAACTGAACTCCTGTTGACGACAATGCAAGAGCAGAACGCAAGACTAAAAACCAGCAAGATCTCCGGATTGGAAGTTCTGAATTACCGCAGAGAGTGTGTTGTGAAGATGCCATTAGCCTTCAGCCGAGAGTTGTTTCAGCCAATCGGTCACAGATCCCAAAGCCTGAAGTTGCTAGAGAATGGGAACATCTGA
- the LOC138045504 gene encoding lactadherin-like — protein MKLTILLIVLSFASIVKACFHHAVGVANRSIIGDDQMNASSVQCSLCEPYFGRLNFTAGFGWVARSSNSLFDWLQIDFERTVQVCAVETQGDFVGLAWVINFYLSFSSDGASWSNSTYENGTQVIFTRLGDYSYIDQKTLPVTVFARYIRFHPISQHYLNALRVEVYEEIDECVSNIHNCHVHAVCLNSVGSFECICNPGYTGDGKDCSGENKVSTPALVR, from the exons ATGAAGTTGACCATTCTGTTAATCGTTCTTTCATTTGCTTCAATTGTAAAAG CCTGCTTCCATCATGCCGTTGGTGTGGCTAATCGTAGTATAATTGGTGACGATCAGATGAATGCCTCCTCGGTTCAGTGCTCTTTATGCGAACCCTATTTCGGTCGTCTTAATTTTACTGCAGGCTTTGGCTGGGTGGCGCGAAGTTCAAATAgtctttttgattggctccAGATAGACTTTGAAAGGACTGTTCAAGTCTGTGCTGTGGAGACTCAAGGCGATTTTGTGGGTTTGGCTTGGGTTATCAACTTTTATCTCTCTTTCTCGTCCGATGGAGCATCTTGGAGTAACTCCACATATGAAAATGGAACTCAAGTG aTATTTACTAGACTAGGCGACTACAGTTACATTGACCAGAAAACGTTGCCAGTAACAGTATTTGCAAGATATATTCGGTTTCATCCAATTTCTCAACATTATTTGAATGCCCTGAGAGTGGAGGTTTATGAAG AGATTGACGAATGTGTCTCGAATATACACAATTGCCATGTTCACGCTGTTTGTCTCAACTCTGTTGGATCGTTTGAGTGTATATGCAATCCAGGATACACGGGGGATGGAAAAGATTGTTCAGGTGAGAACAAAGTATCGACCCCAGCTCTAGTTAGATAG
- the LOC138046060 gene encoding uncharacterized protein: protein MSDFVRNELEYKEIREFFWTDSQAVLGYVNNDAKRFHVYVANRVQQIRDLTDPSSWYYVESHSNPADDVSRGLTTRQLLEGSRWLSGPEFLWESGACNPERGKVSLLLEADPEVKKASVLTTEVKTVGSFPGHFEISRLDGVSSWERRSNIKRYGVLFTCKRSKSVHLKTANSLDSSSFINALSRFMNRRDAVRQLRGDQGTNFIGARNELKTALSEMSQDDVQEYLLSNKCEWIPFKFNAPHCSHMGGPWERLIRTVRNALEPLLMKVGNQLDDETLRTFLTEVECIVNSRPLSVDYLSDAQAPEPLTPNHLLTMKPKRVLPPPGEFQRPDVYSRRRWRRVQFCANELWLRWRTEYLQMLQVRHKWVRLKKTSPLVTK, encoded by the exons ATGAGTGATTTTGTGAGAAACGAGTTGGAGTACAAGGAGATCCGTGAGTTTTTCTGGACAGACAGCCAAGCAGTCCTTGGATATGTCAACAATGATGCCAAACGCTTCCATGTTTATGTCGCTAACAGGGTACAACAGATCCGTGACCTGACTGATCCTAGCTCCTGGTACTATGTCGAGTCTCACAGTAATCCAGCAGACGATGTGTCAAGAGGACTCACAACAAGGCAACTCCTAGAAGGTTCGCGTTGGTTGAGTGGTCCCGAATTTCTGTGGGAAAGTGGAGCTTGTAATCCTGAACGTGGAAAAGTGTCCCTCCTTCTAGAGGCAGATCCAGAAGTGAAGAAAGCATCTGTGCTGACTACCGAAGTCAAGACTGTCGGTTCGTTTCCTGGTCATTTTGAAATTAGCAGACTAGATGGTGTATCCAGTTG GGAAAGGAGGAGTAATATCAAACGTTATGGAGTACTTTTTACGTGTAAGAGATCAAAGAGTGTTCATTTGAAGACTGCCAACTCACTTGACAGTTCGTCATTTATCAATGCACTAAGTCGTTTTATGAATCGCAGAGACGCAGTGAGACAACTGAGGGGCGACCAAGGAACCAACTTCATTGGTGCGCGAAACGAGCTCAAAACAGCATTATCCGAGATGAGTCAAGACGACGTCCAAGAGTACTTGTTGAGTAATAAATGTGAGTGGATCCCATTCAAGTTCAATGCACCACACTGTAGTCACATGGGAGGTCCGTGGGAACGTTTAATTCGCACAGTGCGTAACGCTCTTGAACCTCTCCTGATGAAAGTTGGAAACCAACTCGATGATGAAACTTTGCGAACATTTCTGACAGAGGTGGAGTGTATCGTCAACTCAAGGCCTCTCAGTGTTGACTACCTGTCTGACGCACAAGCACCCGAGCCGTTAACGCCTAACCACCTTCTCACTATGAAACCCAAACGAGTGTTACCGCCTCCCGGAGAGTTTCAAAGACCAGACGTGTATTCTCGTAGAAGATGGAGAAGAGTGCAGTTTTGTGCAAATGAATTATGGCTGAGATGGCGTACAGAATATCTTCAAATGTTACAAGTTAGACACAAATGGGTTCGGCTAAAGAAAACCTCACCGTTGGTGACAAAGTGA